In Acidobacteriota bacterium, a single window of DNA contains:
- a CDS encoding DnaJ domain-containing protein encodes MAKRDYYEVLEVYRSASLDEIKKAYRKMALKHHPDKNPNDPAAEEKFKEAAEAYSVLSNAEKRAQYDRFGHAGVSGSPFEGGFDT; translated from the coding sequence TTGGCCAAGCGCGACTACTACGAAGTCCTGGAAGTGTATCGCTCCGCGTCACTGGACGAGATCAAGAAAGCCTATCGGAAGATGGCGCTCAAGCACCATCCGGATAAAAACCCGAACGACCCCGCTGCGGAGGAGAAATTCAAGGAGGCGGCGGAGGCCTACAGCGTCCTGAGCAATGCGGAAAAACGCGCCCAGTACGACCGCTTCGGGCATGCGGGCGTGTCCGGCTCGCCCTTCGAGGGCGGCTTCGACACGG